Part of the Candidatus Moraniibacteriota bacterium genome is shown below.
GGCAAGCTCTTCGATAACAGGACCCATCGCCTGACACGGTCCGCACCACTGTGCCCAAAAATCAACCAAAACCGGCTGTTCACTCTTCAATACCTCTTCTTCGAAATTTGCATCGGTAAATGTGTGTGCCATAAAATTATGCTTTTGAAATTAGAAGATGCGCTACCAAATACTATAATCTAGTGAGATTTCTGGAGAATATCACCACCCTTCCCTTCACTACCGAGGAAATCTGACAGCTCATGAGCAAAGATTGAGTCATGCTTACCAATCCACGCAAGAAGCATAGCTGCGTGCTCCTTCTCCTCATCTCGATTGTGTCTGAGAATGCCACGAAGTTCTTCATCGACCGCTCCCTCCGCTCGCTGATTGTACCAATCAATTGCCTCTAATTCTTCTCGAAGAGAGTCGATTGCCCGTTTCATATCAAGTGAATCGGGACTCAACATCCCTCGTTCTTCATGCAACATAGACGTGTCATTACTCGAATTACCCCCTCCTAATGCTGACAGTATAGCACAAAGCAAAACAAGCGAGAAACAATCGAATCAATAGGTTCCTACCCATCA
Proteins encoded:
- a CDS encoding ferritin, producing the protein MLHEERGMLSPDSLDMKRAIDSLREELEAIDWYNQRAEGAVDEELRGILRHNRDEEKEHAAMLLAWIGKHDSIFAHELSDFLGSEGKGGDILQKSH